The sequence below is a genomic window from Flavobacterium keumense.
TTAAAACCACTCCAAAAGCAACATAAGGTACTACAATAAGCAATATCTTTCTCATTTGTGAAGACGGATTGAAAACAGAAATGGCTCCTGCCCAACGTCCAATCATTAAACTTCCCCAATACATCGACATGAAGGGTGCTAAAGCAGGTCCTGTAATGGCACCAAAATCTTCTGTTTTTAATAACTCACCTAGGTTACTACCAATAGTCACTTCAACTCCTACATAGGTAAATAAAGCCAGCATCCCTAGTACTAATTGAGGGTATTTCATAGCACCCCAACCTTCTGGATTTTTCTGAGCGGTTTTGTTGGCAAACAAAAGTCCAACTACAACAATCAATAAGGTGGAAATGGTCAATCCTAATCCTAAATAATCAATCTCGTGATTGGTAATAAAACGCTCAATAAATTCTGGATCTTCATAGCGCGAGAAAATGTATCCAAAAACAATTATTAATAGAACTGTAATGGTAATAAGTGTTTTCAAAGCTTTATTCGCAATTTCAAAACTGTCATCACTTTTTCCTGAAGGCAATTTTTTAGAAAAATGAAACAAAGCCGCTGCAAGAAGGAAAAGTCCTCCAACAGCCATGTATAGCGTAATCATCGAGTCTAATGAATTTGGTTTTTTTGCAAATTCTTCAATATTTACTCCTGCTATAACGCCAAACAAAGCAAAAGAAACTACAATAGGCCCAATGGTGGTTCCTAAAGAGTTAATTCCTCCAGCTAAATTTAATCGGCTAGAAGCAGTGTGTGGTTCTCCCAATGATGCCGCAAAGGGTTGAGCCGAGGTTTGTTGTAATGAAAACCCTAAAGCAACAATGAATAAGGCGCCTAAAATAAATAAATAACTTCCTTGTGTTACGGCTAAAATCATCAAAGCAGCACCAAACGTACTAATCAATAATCCGTAAATGATTCCTTTTTTGAATCCCCATCCGTTTAGAATATCTCTTTTTGCAGCACTACTAAAAATAAAAAGCAGTAAGGCTCCAATGTAATAGGCTCCATAAAAAGCAAAGTCAATTAGCTGACTTTGAAATTGATCTAATCCAAACTTCGCTTTGCAAAAGGGAATGAAAACACCGTTGGATGCTCCAATAAATCCCCAAAAGAAGAAGACCGTAATTAGGGTCGATAGCGCCGAGTTATTCGACTTCGTTTGTTCTGAATTCATTTTTTTTTGGTTTTTTTAGTTTGTGATAATTAATTGCTGTAAAGATGTAAAAGTATTTGTTACAAAAATTAAAAAAAAATAATTTGAAGTAAATATTGTTAAAATTATTGAATAAATAATTTTTTATAACATTCACTGATTTTTTTCTATTAGTTAGATTGTAATACTAGTTTTTCTAAATTATACAGAACAGTATTCACTTAAAGAATGTAAAGATGATTCTATAATTAGTTTTTTGCTACTTTTGCAAAAAAAAAACACAGATGTTAACAGTTAATAATTTATCCGTTCAATTTGGTAAGCGAGTTTTGTTTGACGAAGTAAATACTACCTTTACTCAAGGTAATATTTATGGTGTAATTGGTGCCAATGGAGCAGGAAAATCTACTTTTTTAAAAATCTTATCAGGAGAATTAGAACCTACTTCGGGGCACATTCATTTAGAACCGGGCAAACGTATGTCGGTTTTGAACCAAAACCATAATATGTTTGATGAGTACACTGTTTTAGAAACCGTCTTAATGGGAAATAAAATTTTGTATGCCGTTAAAAAGGAAATGGATGAATTGTATTTAGATTATAATGATGCTAATGCCGATAGAATAGGAGAGTTGCAAGTGCAATTTGAAGAAATGAACGGTTGGAATGCTGATTCTGATGCAGCGTCTATGTTGTCCAATTTGGGTATTTCGGAAGACAATCATTATACTGTAATGGCCGATTTGGAAGGAAAGATGAAGGTTCGTGTGCTTTTGGCACAGGCGCTTTTCGGTAATCCAGATGTATTGATTATGGATGAGCCTACCAATGATTTGGACTTTGAAACCATTGCTTGGTTAGAGAATTTCTTGGCTAATTATGAGAATACGGTTATTGTGGTATCTCACGATCGTCACTTTTTGGATGCAGTTTGTACGCATATTTCAGATATTGATTTTGGAAAAATCAACCATTATTCAGGAAACTATACCTTTTGGTACGAGTCAAGTCAGTTAGCGGCAAAACAACGTGCGCAACAAAATAAAAAAGCAGAAGAAAAAAAACAAGAATTGGAAGAATTTATTCGTCGTTTTTCTGCGAATGTGGCCAAATCAAAACAAGCTACTTCTCGTAAAAAAATGATTTCTAAATTGAATATTGCTGAAATCAAGCCTTCAAGCCGTCGTTATCCTGCGATTATTTTTGACCAAGATCGTGAAGCGGGTGACCAAATTCTAAATGTAGAAAACTTAAGTGCTTCTATTGATGGAGAAGTTTTATTCAAAGGAGTGGATTTGAATATGGCAAAAGGAGATAAGATTGTTCTTTTCTCTAAAGATTCTCGTGCTACAACTGCTTTTTACGAAATCTTGAATGGTGAGCAAAAAGCCGATTCAGGAACCTATGATTGGGGAATTACAACCAATCAAGCCTATTTACCCGCAGAAAACCATAAGTATTTTGAGAATGATTTGACTTTGGTAGATTGGTTGCGTCAATGGGCAAAAACAGAAGAAGAAAGAGACGAAGTATATATTAGAGGTTTTTTAGGAAAAATGATTTTCTCTGGCGAAGAGGCTTTAAAAACAAGCCGTGTATTATCAGGAGGAGAAAAAGTACGTTGTATGTTGTCTCGTATGATGATGGAGCGCGCTAATATTTTGATGTTGGACGAACCAACCAATCACTTGGATTTGGAGTCGATTACTGCTTTCAATAATTCGTTAAAGAATTTCAAAGGTTCGGTTATATTCACAACTCATGACCATGAGTTTGCACAAACTGTGGGTAATAGAGTAGTGGAGTTAACACCTAACGGAGCCATTGATCGTTACATGACTTTTGACGATTATTTAGATGATGAAAAAGTACAGGAATTAAGAGTGAAAATGTATTCTTAAATAGTTTAAAAAGCCTTGAATTTTCAAGGCTTTTTTTTAGCTAATTTTTCTGTGATTTTTAATTATCAATCATAAAACAGAATTTGTATATTTGCCTAACCAAACATTACACTTTACCATGAGTCAAAAAGTATTACTTACTGCAAAAGAAGTTACTATCATACTGCATCGTTTGGCTTGTCAATTAATTGAAAAACACTTGGATTTCTCGGATACGATTCTAGTTGGAATACAGCCTAGAGGTGTTTTCTTGGCAGAACGTTTAAAAGAAATTTTAGAAAAAGAATACCAAACACCCTCAATTACTTTAGGTTATTTGGACATTACTTTTTTTAGAGATGATTTCAGAAGAACCGATAAACCTTTGGAGGCAAATAAAACCAATATCAATTTTATAGTCGAAAATAAAAAAGTCATTTTTATTGACGATGTTTTATTTACTGGACGCAGTATTCGTTCGGCTTTAACCGCTATTCAATCTTTTGGAAGACCTTCTGAAATTGAATTGTTGGTATTAATTGATCGACGTTTTAGTCGTAATTTGCCTATTCAGCCCGATTATAGAGGCAGACAGGTAGATGCTATCAATAATGAAAAAGTAAAAGTGTGTTGGAAAGAAAATGATGGAGAAGACGGCGTTTATTTAATTACTAATTAAGTAGCAAGTCAATCATTAAAAAAAATATAATTGTAAAGAAAAATGAAAGAATTAAGCGTAAATCATTTATTAGGAATAAAATACATTAACAAAAATGATATTGACTTAATTTTTGAAACCGCTGATCATTTTAAGGAAGTTATCAATAGACCTATTAAGAAAGTTCCTTCTTTACGAGACATTACCATTGCCAACATCTTTTTTGAAAATAGTACCCGAACCAAACTTTCTTTTGAATTAGCCCAAAAACGATTGTCTGCTGACGTGATTAGTTTTTCGGCAGCCCAATCTTCAGTTAAGAAAGGGGAAACACTGATTGACACCGTAAATAATATCCTTTCCATGAAAGTAGATATGGTGGTGATGCGTCATGCCAATCCAGGCGCGGCTTACTTCTTATCAAAAAATGTAAATGCAAGCATAGTCAATGCAGGAGATGGAGCACATGAACATCCTACCCAAGCCTTGTTAGATAGTTATTCGATACGTGAGAAATTAGGTGATGTAGCAGGGAAAAAAGTAGTAATTGTGGGTGATATTTTACACTCTCGTGTGGCTTTGTCTAATATATATGCTTTGCAAATGCAAGGAGCAGAAGTAAAGGTATGTGGTCCAAAAACATTGATTCCAAAACACATCGAATCACTTGGAGTAACAGTTGAATCTAATTTGCGTAAAGCGCTTGAATGGTGTGATGTAGCCAATATGTTGCGAGTACAAAACGAACGCATGGACGTGAATTATTTTCCTTCTACAAGAGAATATGCACAGCAATATGGAGTAGATAAAAATCTTTTGGACTCGCTAAATAAAGAGATTGTAATTATGCACCCGGGACCTATCAACCGTGGAGTTGAAATTACAAGTGATGTTGCCGATTCTCAACAATCGGTTATTTTGGACCAAGTAGAAAATGGAGTAGCCATCCGAATGGCGGTTATTTATCTTTTGGCTTCAAAAATCCAATAATTTCATACGAATTACGTAAATTAGTTCGTTTCAAATTCACTGTATTATGCAGTTGTTAAAATCCAATTTATGAAAGTAGATCAAAAAGGACATACGATAACAATAAAAGATACTCAAGGAGATTTTACTTCATTTTTAGATAAAGTGTCACAATCTAATACTTCCTTTGATACGCATAATTTAATTATCGATTTGTCTCATAATAAATCGGTTACTCTTTCTGATTTAAAATTGTTGTTACCTTTATCCAAACAACATAAAAAAGCAAAAAAATCATTTGTTGTGGTAGCTGAAGGAATTGATTTTAATGCTGTTCCATCTCAATTGGTGGTAGTGCCATCTAATTTAGAAGCACACGATATAATTGAAATGGAAGAGATTGAACGTGATTTAGGATTTTAAGGTTATGAAAGTAAACATCAAAACAATTATTTATCTCTATACTGTAGCGCTA
It includes:
- a CDS encoding ABC-F family ATP-binding cassette domain-containing protein, whose translation is MLTVNNLSVQFGKRVLFDEVNTTFTQGNIYGVIGANGAGKSTFLKILSGELEPTSGHIHLEPGKRMSVLNQNHNMFDEYTVLETVLMGNKILYAVKKEMDELYLDYNDANADRIGELQVQFEEMNGWNADSDAASMLSNLGISEDNHYTVMADLEGKMKVRVLLAQALFGNPDVLIMDEPTNDLDFETIAWLENFLANYENTVIVVSHDRHFLDAVCTHISDIDFGKINHYSGNYTFWYESSQLAAKQRAQQNKKAEEKKQELEEFIRRFSANVAKSKQATSRKKMISKLNIAEIKPSSRRYPAIIFDQDREAGDQILNVENLSASIDGEVLFKGVDLNMAKGDKIVLFSKDSRATTAFYEILNGEQKADSGTYDWGITTNQAYLPAENHKYFENDLTLVDWLRQWAKTEEERDEVYIRGFLGKMIFSGEEALKTSRVLSGGEKVRCMLSRMMMERANILMLDEPTNHLDLESITAFNNSLKNFKGSVIFTTHDHEFAQTVGNRVVELTPNGAIDRYMTFDDYLDDEKVQELRVKMYS
- a CDS encoding ribonuclease Z, with amino-acid sequence MKVDQKGHTITIKDTQGDFTSFLDKVSQSNTSFDTHNLIIDLSHNKSVTLSDLKLLLPLSKQHKKAKKSFVVVAEGIDFNAVPSQLVVVPSNLEAHDIIEMEEIERDLGF
- the pyrR gene encoding bifunctional pyr operon transcriptional regulator/uracil phosphoribosyltransferase PyrR; the protein is MSQKVLLTAKEVTIILHRLACQLIEKHLDFSDTILVGIQPRGVFLAERLKEILEKEYQTPSITLGYLDITFFRDDFRRTDKPLEANKTNINFIVENKKVIFIDDVLFTGRSIRSALTAIQSFGRPSEIELLVLIDRRFSRNLPIQPDYRGRQVDAINNEKVKVCWKENDGEDGVYLITN
- a CDS encoding aspartate carbamoyltransferase catalytic subunit, with protein sequence MKELSVNHLLGIKYINKNDIDLIFETADHFKEVINRPIKKVPSLRDITIANIFFENSTRTKLSFELAQKRLSADVISFSAAQSSVKKGETLIDTVNNILSMKVDMVVMRHANPGAAYFLSKNVNASIVNAGDGAHEHPTQALLDSYSIREKLGDVAGKKVVIVGDILHSRVALSNIYALQMQGAEVKVCGPKTLIPKHIESLGVTVESNLRKALEWCDVANMLRVQNERMDVNYFPSTREYAQQYGVDKNLLDSLNKEIVIMHPGPINRGVEITSDVADSQQSVILDQVENGVAIRMAVIYLLASKIQ
- a CDS encoding MFS transporter gives rise to the protein MNSEQTKSNNSALSTLITVFFFWGFIGASNGVFIPFCKAKFGLDQFQSQLIDFAFYGAYYIGALLLFIFSSAAKRDILNGWGFKKGIIYGLLISTFGAALMILAVTQGSYLFILGALFIVALGFSLQQTSAQPFAASLGEPHTASSRLNLAGGINSLGTTIGPIVVSFALFGVIAGVNIEEFAKKPNSLDSMITLYMAVGGLFLLAAALFHFSKKLPSGKSDDSFEIANKALKTLITITVLLIIVFGYIFSRYEDPEFIERFITNHEIDYLGLGLTISTLLIVVVGLLFANKTAQKNPEGWGAMKYPQLVLGMLALFTYVGVEVTIGSNLGELLKTEDFGAITGPALAPFMSMYWGSLMIGRWAGAISVFNPSSQMRKILLIVVPYVAFGVVLTANAISGQDITPLYGYAFVIVFQIVGFFLGKDQPSRTLMIFGLLGAIAMLIGLLTTGTIAIFAFMSGGLFLSIMWPCIFSLGIAGLGKYTSQGAAFLVMMILGGGIIPPLQGKLADVIGIHTSYFIPVLCFAFIAFYGWKVIGILEKQGIGHDIEVGGGH